One genomic window of Bradyrhizobium sp. CCGE-LA001 includes the following:
- a CDS encoding tautomerase family protein, with protein sequence MPLLHISMRAGKPDAYRQAILDNLYRAMRETLNVPEDDQFMTISELAPANFRCGNAYGVERSDDAVLIQITVFASRTAEQKKALYRRIADLLGESPGIRPEDVFVNVLDAPKENWSVGHGIAQFA encoded by the coding sequence ATGCCTCTCCTCCACATCTCGATGCGGGCTGGCAAACCGGACGCCTATCGGCAGGCGATCCTCGACAACCTCTACCGGGCCATGCGCGAGACGCTGAACGTGCCCGAGGACGATCAATTCATGACCATCAGTGAGCTTGCGCCGGCGAATTTCCGCTGCGGCAACGCTTATGGCGTCGAACGCAGCGACGATGCGGTGCTGATCCAGATCACCGTGTTCGCCTCGCGCACCGCAGAGCAGAAGAAGGCGCTGTATCGCCGGATCGCGGACCTGCTCGGCGAAAGCCCGGGCATCCGCCCCGAAGACGTCTTCGTCAACGTGCTCGATGCGCCCAAGGAGAACTGGTCCGTGGGCCACGGCATCGCGCAATTCGCGTGA
- a CDS encoding amidohydrolase family protein, with protein MNGLVISGGRVVDPASGMDAIGDVAVVDGKIATVGTDLGGAERVIDATGLVVAPGFIDLHAHGQSVPADRMQAFDGVTTTLDLEAGVLPVASWYERQARKGRVLNYGAAANWAFARIGAMTGSNAESSLEAFGNAMRDRRWIENVATDAEVAGILERLSRGLDEGGIGIGILNAYAPGAGVQELTAVCQLAAKQDVPTFTHVAFMSRIDPESAAEAYIRLIGYAGATGAHMHICHFNSSSKTDVERCRVLIAKAQAQGLPITVEAYPYGTGSTVLAAAFFSDPEFVERNGTGYDSVQRVTDGHRFRDREELLKAQAEEPSSLVLWHILDTENNAHHRDLLDMSVLYPGGAIASDAMPWTLPDGSTYTGDAWPLPDDATSHPRSAGCFTKFIREWVRERKTVSLLEGVRKCALIPAEILSQSTPAMRAKGRLAKGADADIVVFDYEKLSDCATFTAMNRPSEGVRHLVVSGQPLISDGILDVAARPGRPVRRPVARG; from the coding sequence ATGAACGGCTTGGTGATCTCTGGCGGTCGGGTGGTGGACCCCGCCAGCGGGATGGATGCCATCGGCGATGTAGCTGTCGTGGACGGCAAGATCGCCACGGTCGGCACAGATCTCGGCGGCGCCGAGCGGGTCATCGACGCCACCGGCCTCGTAGTCGCGCCGGGCTTCATCGACCTGCACGCGCATGGCCAGTCGGTGCCGGCCGACCGCATGCAGGCGTTCGACGGTGTCACGACCACGCTCGATCTCGAGGCGGGGGTGCTGCCGGTCGCATCCTGGTATGAGCGCCAGGCGCGGAAAGGGCGGGTGCTGAATTACGGCGCCGCCGCCAACTGGGCGTTCGCGCGCATTGGCGCGATGACGGGCTCCAATGCGGAGAGCTCGCTGGAGGCATTCGGCAATGCCATGCGCGACCGCCGCTGGATCGAGAACGTCGCGACCGATGCAGAGGTCGCCGGCATCCTCGAGCGCCTGTCGCGCGGCCTCGACGAAGGCGGCATCGGCATCGGCATCCTGAACGCCTACGCGCCGGGCGCCGGCGTTCAGGAGCTGACCGCGGTGTGCCAGCTCGCCGCCAAGCAGGACGTGCCGACCTTCACCCACGTCGCCTTCATGTCGCGCATCGATCCCGAAAGCGCGGCGGAGGCCTATATCCGCCTGATCGGCTATGCCGGCGCCACCGGCGCGCATATGCACATCTGCCATTTCAACTCGTCGAGCAAGACCGACGTCGAGCGCTGCCGCGTGCTGATCGCGAAGGCGCAGGCGCAGGGCCTGCCCATCACGGTCGAAGCTTATCCTTACGGCACTGGCTCGACCGTGCTGGCGGCGGCATTCTTCAGCGATCCCGAGTTCGTGGAGCGCAACGGCACCGGTTACGATTCGGTGCAGCGGGTGACCGACGGCCATCGCTTCCGCGACCGTGAGGAGTTGCTCAAGGCGCAGGCGGAAGAGCCGTCCTCGCTGGTGCTCTGGCACATTCTCGACACCGAGAACAACGCGCATCACCGCGACCTGCTCGACATGTCGGTGCTCTATCCCGGCGGCGCGATCGCCTCCGATGCGATGCCGTGGACGCTGCCAGATGGCTCGACCTACACCGGCGACGCCTGGCCGCTGCCTGATGATGCCACCTCGCATCCACGCTCGGCCGGCTGCTTCACGAAATTCATCCGCGAATGGGTCCGCGAGCGCAAGACCGTGTCGCTGCTCGAAGGCGTGCGCAAATGCGCGCTGATCCCGGCGGAGATCCTGTCGCAGAGCACGCCGGCGATGCGCGCCAAGGGCCGGCTTGCCAAGGGCGCGGATGCCGACATCGTCGTGTTCGATTACGAGAAGCTCTCGGACTGCGCCACCTTCACGGCGATGAATCGTCCTTCCGAAGGCGTGCGCCATCTGGTCGTCAGCGGTCAGCCGCTGATCAGCGACGGCATTCTCGATGTGGCTGCGCGGCCGGGCAGGCCGGTGCGCCGGCCCGTCGCCCGGGGCTGA
- a CDS encoding methyl-accepting chemotaxis protein, whose amino-acid sequence MFFSRISFKLVLIVGISLLGMIVLAPIALSTLRTQMVADRQAKTQHMVDIGYGILAHYQKLESDGKLSRDQAQAGAMAEIKGLRYDKVEYFWINDMAPKMVMHPIKPELDGKDLSGMKDPAGNALFMGFVDVVKKQGAGFYGYLWPKPGFDQPVGKISYVKGFAPWGWIIGTGIYLDDVDAVFRQNAMTFAYICLAVLVVVLGVSFLIGRSVTRPLARITSLTERLAAGDAAFDVPYTDRRDEVGGLAKALAVFKDNASAVSRMHAEQQKLKQKADDEKRKAMADLAGKFEASVQAVVRDVFHEARAMQQAAQGMSETANKATDRASFVAAACQQASSNVQTVASAAGELSSSITEISQRVAQAASVADKAAADGQRTNDTVQGLAAAAHKIGEVIDLINQIASQTNLLALNATIEAARAGEAGKGFAVVASEVKSLASQTAKATDEIGAQITAIQAETNEVVGNIESIRATIMEVNEISSSIAAAVEEQGAATQAIAHSVQEAASGTDQVSQNISGVTDATAETGQAAGLVLQSSGRLTQKLQSLENEVSTFVAGVRAA is encoded by the coding sequence ATGTTTTTCTCCCGCATCAGTTTCAAGCTGGTCCTGATTGTCGGCATCAGCCTCCTCGGCATGATCGTGCTGGCGCCGATCGCGCTTTCGACCCTGCGCACGCAGATGGTCGCCGACCGCCAGGCCAAGACGCAGCACATGGTGGATATCGGCTACGGTATCCTGGCGCACTATCAGAAGCTCGAGAGCGACGGAAAGCTCTCGCGCGATCAGGCCCAGGCCGGTGCAATGGCTGAGATCAAGGGCCTGCGCTACGACAAGGTCGAGTATTTCTGGATCAACGACATGGCCCCGAAGATGGTCATGCACCCGATCAAGCCCGAGCTCGACGGCAAGGATCTCTCCGGGATGAAGGACCCGGCCGGCAACGCGCTGTTCATGGGTTTCGTTGACGTCGTCAAGAAGCAGGGCGCGGGATTCTACGGCTATCTCTGGCCGAAGCCCGGCTTCGACCAGCCGGTCGGGAAGATCTCCTATGTGAAGGGCTTTGCGCCCTGGGGCTGGATCATCGGCACCGGCATCTATCTCGACGACGTCGATGCCGTCTTCCGTCAGAACGCGATGACGTTCGCCTACATATGCCTGGCGGTGCTGGTCGTGGTTCTCGGCGTGTCCTTCCTGATCGGCCGCAGCGTCACCCGGCCGCTGGCCCGGATCACGTCCCTGACCGAACGCCTCGCCGCCGGCGATGCCGCGTTCGACGTGCCCTATACCGATCGCCGCGACGAGGTCGGCGGGCTCGCCAAGGCGCTCGCCGTGTTCAAGGACAATGCATCGGCCGTCAGCCGGATGCATGCCGAGCAGCAGAAGCTGAAGCAGAAGGCCGACGACGAGAAGCGCAAAGCGATGGCCGACCTCGCCGGCAAGTTCGAGGCGAGCGTCCAGGCCGTCGTCCGCGACGTCTTCCACGAGGCGCGCGCGATGCAGCAGGCCGCGCAGGGCATGTCGGAGACCGCGAACAAGGCGACCGACCGCGCGAGCTTCGTTGCCGCCGCCTGCCAACAGGCTTCCAGCAACGTGCAGACGGTGGCCTCCGCCGCCGGCGAATTGTCGTCCTCGATCACCGAGATCAGCCAGCGCGTCGCGCAGGCCGCCAGCGTGGCCGACAAGGCCGCCGCCGACGGGCAGCGCACCAACGACACCGTGCAGGGCCTGGCTGCCGCCGCACACAAGATCGGCGAGGTCATCGACCTCATCAACCAGATCGCCTCGCAGACCAATCTGCTCGCGCTCAACGCCACCATCGAGGCGGCGCGCGCCGGCGAAGCCGGCAAGGGCTTTGCGGTGGTCGCGAGCGAAGTGAAATCGCTGGCGAGCCAGACCGCCAAGGCGACCGATGAGATCGGCGCGCAGATCACGGCGATCCAGGCCGAGACCAACGAGGTTGTCGGCAACATCGAGAGCATCCGCGCCACCATCATGGAGGTCAACGAGATCTCCTCATCGATCGCGGCCGCGGTCGAGGAGCAGGGCGCCGCCACCCAGGCGATCGCCCACAGCGTGCAGGAGGCCGCCTCCGGTACCGACCAGGTCTCGCAGAACATCTCAGGCGTCACCGACGCCACGGCGGAAACCGGCCAGGCTGCCGGCCTCGTGCTGCAATCGAGCGGCCGGCTGACGCAGAAGCTGCAATCGCTCGAGAACGAGGTCAGCACCTTCGTTGCGGGCGTGCGGGCGGCCTGA
- a CDS encoding TetR/AcrR family transcriptional regulator: MRPREFDHDDVLRIAFEQFWRKGVRGTSLSDIARDAGVQRGSLYNAFGSKEALFLTAYERYAGEYLVTLRKALGTGSLRKRLTAFFDLTITNFRAGSPPRGCPTTRGLMELGAAEGEGLDEEVREAFAGLISRITALIQETLSAGAERGEFSGNPAAAALHIVTVTRGLAVLERAFDDEPQLRKIAAHTIDLVLSKKGG; the protein is encoded by the coding sequence TTGAGGCCGCGCGAGTTCGACCATGATGACGTCCTGCGCATCGCGTTCGAGCAGTTCTGGCGCAAGGGTGTGCGCGGCACCTCGCTGTCGGACATCGCGCGCGATGCCGGTGTCCAGCGTGGCAGCCTCTACAACGCCTTCGGCAGCAAGGAGGCGCTGTTCCTGACGGCCTATGAGCGCTATGCGGGCGAGTATCTCGTCACGCTGCGAAAGGCGCTCGGCACCGGTTCGTTGCGCAAACGCCTCACCGCGTTCTTCGATCTGACCATCACCAACTTCCGCGCCGGCTCGCCACCACGGGGATGTCCGACCACGCGCGGCTTGATGGAGCTCGGCGCGGCCGAAGGCGAAGGGCTCGACGAGGAGGTGCGTGAGGCTTTTGCGGGTCTCATCTCGCGCATCACGGCTCTCATTCAGGAGACATTGTCGGCCGGCGCCGAGCGCGGTGAATTCAGCGGCAACCCTGCGGCCGCGGCGCTGCACATCGTCACGGTGACGCGGGGTCTTGCCGTGCTCGAGCGTGCCTTCGACGACGAGCCACAACTGCGCAAGATCGCCGCCCATACGATCGACCTCGTGCTGAGCAAGAAGGGCGGTTAG
- a CDS encoding alpha/beta hydrolase, whose protein sequence is MIVRRLLQHDSRHSISRRAFLGGFVSAGSALALGGCAGLGATGARFDASSLSVEPTLLVTTTRKPVNGARAKPWFGPERATSMTVARAKLVAPDESRLSLASVGLGNWRLDRVEPVSADVGELAAQAGSGDVLIYVHGFKQTFETAVLDAAFLSDGIKFRGRTMAFSWPSKAGLFDYAYDRDSAMWSRDDFERVLSALVSAPSAGRVHIVAHSMGTMLTLESLRQLYSRYGDTVTGKIGSVVFAAPDIDMDVFSSAIQRIGPLAGKITVIAATNDRALALSGQIAGGMTRVGAAEKAAIARLGVRVVDASQEGWGIINHDLFLSNAEVLRVIRRSIDGTTA, encoded by the coding sequence GTGATCGTCCGACGTCTTCTGCAACACGACTCCCGTCATTCCATTTCGCGCCGCGCGTTCCTCGGCGGCTTTGTGTCGGCCGGGAGTGCGCTCGCGCTCGGTGGATGCGCCGGCTTGGGTGCGACCGGCGCACGCTTCGACGCCTCGTCCCTTTCCGTCGAACCGACATTGCTCGTCACCACCACGCGCAAGCCCGTCAACGGCGCTCGTGCCAAACCATGGTTCGGGCCGGAGCGCGCGACCAGCATGACGGTGGCACGGGCAAAGCTGGTGGCGCCGGACGAGAGCCGTCTTTCCCTCGCTTCGGTTGGCCTGGGCAATTGGCGCCTTGATCGGGTCGAGCCGGTATCGGCCGACGTTGGCGAACTCGCTGCGCAGGCCGGCAGCGGAGACGTGCTGATCTATGTGCACGGTTTCAAGCAGACATTCGAGACGGCGGTGCTGGATGCCGCCTTTCTCTCCGACGGGATCAAGTTCCGCGGCCGGACCATGGCGTTCTCCTGGCCCTCCAAGGCCGGATTGTTCGACTACGCCTATGACCGCGACAGCGCGATGTGGTCCCGCGACGATTTCGAACGCGTGCTCTCCGCGCTCGTGTCGGCGCCAAGCGCCGGCCGCGTGCACATCGTTGCGCACAGCATGGGAACCATGCTGACGCTCGAAAGCCTGCGTCAGCTCTATTCGCGATACGGCGACACCGTCACGGGCAAGATCGGCTCTGTGGTGTTTGCCGCGCCAGATATCGACATGGACGTGTTCTCGTCGGCGATCCAGCGGATCGGTCCGCTCGCCGGCAAGATCACTGTGATCGCCGCGACCAACGATCGCGCTTTGGCGCTGTCGGGCCAAATCGCAGGTGGCATGACCCGGGTCGGCGCCGCCGAGAAGGCTGCCATCGCCCGGCTCGGCGTGCGCGTGGTCGACGCCTCCCAGGAAGGCTGGGGCATCATCAACCACGATCTGTTCCTGTCGAATGCAGAAGTGCTGCGGGTGATCCGCCGCTCGATCGACGGCACGACGGCGTAA
- a CDS encoding CobW family GTP-binding protein → MPVPILLVTGFLGAGKTTVVNHLLANAEGRRIAAIVNDFGAINIDAELIAGASDGVVSLANGCICCSLEGDLLRTLSTLLRRDPKPEHIVIETSGVADPADIVRNLMDPVILREAPLETVLCVMDATAPPSALEDALHRSQLRVADIVALSKLDLAEEGAGLRMREAIRAQRVPAVVVDAHHGEIPAALLFPAHVDRAPTPREVGPRRPAEERFETLSWTSKQPLSLPRLQQAIGKLAPKLARAKGLFETVEQPGRMMVFQFAAGRATLAPGEAPAPGVPRSRIVFIAELGMLSRAELDAIMEGCVAS, encoded by the coding sequence ATGCCGGTCCCCATTCTCCTGGTGACGGGCTTTCTGGGGGCGGGCAAGACCACGGTCGTCAACCATCTCTTGGCAAACGCCGAGGGGCGGCGCATCGCCGCCATCGTCAACGATTTCGGCGCGATCAACATCGACGCGGAGCTGATCGCAGGCGCGAGCGACGGCGTAGTCAGTCTCGCCAATGGCTGCATCTGCTGCTCGCTGGAGGGCGATCTCTTGCGCACGCTCTCGACGCTGCTGCGGCGCGATCCGAAGCCCGAGCACATCGTCATTGAAACCAGCGGCGTCGCAGATCCCGCCGACATCGTGCGCAATCTGATGGACCCGGTGATCCTGCGCGAGGCGCCGCTGGAGACGGTGCTCTGCGTGATGGACGCGACCGCTCCGCCGAGTGCCCTGGAGGATGCGCTGCACCGATCGCAGTTGCGCGTTGCCGACATCGTGGCGTTAAGCAAGCTGGACCTGGCGGAAGAGGGCGCGGGCCTGCGGATGCGCGAGGCGATCCGTGCGCAGCGCGTGCCTGCTGTAGTGGTCGACGCGCACCATGGCGAGATCCCTGCCGCGCTGCTGTTTCCCGCGCATGTCGATCGCGCGCCGACGCCGCGCGAGGTCGGGCCGCGACGGCCGGCGGAAGAGCGCTTCGAAACGCTGAGCTGGACCTCGAAGCAGCCGCTTTCGCTGCCGCGCCTGCAGCAGGCGATCGGCAAGCTGGCACCGAAGCTCGCGCGCGCGAAGGGCCTGTTCGAGACCGTCGAGCAACCCGGCCGCATGATGGTGTTTCAGTTCGCCGCCGGCCGCGCGACGTTGGCACCGGGTGAAGCCCCGGCGCCAGGCGTGCCGCGATCACGGATCGTCTTCATCGCCGAACTCGGCATGCTGTCACGGGCCGAGCTCGACGCGATCATGGAGGGCTGTGTTGCGAGTTGA